Proteins from a single region of Buchnera aphidicola (Cinara curvipes):
- the tyrS gene encoding tyrosine--tRNA ligase, with product MVNKINIMDFLEKKNFFSQIFNKLDLYKYIQNNRIFLYCGFDPTNSSLHIGHLLPILCLKYFQNFGHTPIILIGGATSIVGDPSFKERERKKNSLDFLKFNQICLEKQLLFFFDDSNHIKNKALILNNYSWFQDISILSFLRKIGIHFSINYMIHKKSVKKRLLKEKTGMSFTEFSYSLMQAYDFSILYKRYGVKLQIGGSDQWGNILSGIHLIKKLYNDEVFGATNSLLTDTSGKKFGKTEKGTTIWLDPKRTSPYKFYQFWINISDQDINNFITLFTPIDINMIDIKFCDTNYKTNIINKKIFLADFLTHFVHGQHALTSVKRIINFLFKGGPIQNIKEEDFIQLLQDGIPSIVCKNFLDLPHLLVLSSLSVSLNQARNMIVSGAICINGAVQNQKNYFFSSSDLLHNKYTLLCRGKKNYVLVFWKI from the coding sequence ATGGTTAATAAAATTAACATTATGGATTTTTTAGAAAAAAAAAATTTTTTTTCTCAAATTTTTAATAAATTAGATTTGTATAAATATATACAAAATAATAGAATTTTTTTATATTGTGGTTTTGATCCTACAAATAGTAGTTTACATATTGGTCATTTATTGCCAATTTTATGCTTAAAATATTTTCAAAATTTTGGTCATACTCCAATTATTTTGATTGGTGGAGCAACAAGTATAGTCGGAGATCCTAGTTTTAAGGAACGAGAAAGAAAAAAGAACTCATTGGATTTTTTAAAATTTAATCAAATTTGTTTAGAAAAACAGTTATTATTTTTTTTTGATGATAGTAATCATATTAAAAATAAAGCATTAATATTAAATAATTATTCTTGGTTTCAAGACATTTCTATATTGTCTTTTTTAAGAAAAATTGGAATACATTTTTCTATAAATTATATGATTCATAAAAAATCAGTTAAAAAAAGATTACTAAAAGAAAAAACAGGTATGTCGTTTACCGAATTTTCATATAGCTTGATGCAAGCATATGATTTTTCTATTTTATATAAACGATATGGAGTTAAATTACAGATTGGAGGATCTGATCAATGGGGTAATATTTTGTCTGGTATACATTTAATTAAGAAGTTATATAATGATGAAGTATTCGGTGCTACTAATTCATTATTAACAGATACAAGTGGAAAGAAGTTTGGTAAAACTGAAAAAGGTACTACTATATGGTTAGATCCTAAACGAACTAGTCCTTATAAATTTTATCAATTTTGGATTAATATTTCAGATCAAGATATTAATAATTTTATTACATTATTTACTCCTATTGATATAAATATGATAGATATTAAGTTTTGTGACACTAATTACAAAACAAATATTATAAATAAAAAAATCTTTTTAGCAGATTTTTTAACTCATTTTGTACATGGTCAACACGCTTTAACTTCTGTTAAACGTATTATAAATTTTTTATTTAAAGGTGGACCTATTCAGAATATTAAAGAAGAAGATTTTATTCAATTACTTCAAGATGGAATTCCGTCTATTGTTTGTAAAAATTTTTTAGATTTGCCGCATTTATTAGTACTGTCATCATTATCTGTTTCTTTAAATCAGGCTAGAAATATGATAGTTTCTGGAGCTATATGTATAAATGGCGCAGTACAAAATCAAAAAAATTATTTTTTTTCTTCATCAGATTTATTACATAATAAATATACACTATTGTGTAGAGGGAAAAAAAATTATGTTCTTGTTTTTTGGAAAATTTAA
- a CDS encoding HesB/IscA family protein — protein MKKNTKKTPIKITKKATKQILFLLNQEKKSKGIKIKIKKSGCAGFKYILKLAYNIYNSDDIFVIKNIKFIIPKDIISKLETTTIDFSKTGLNYSFTFKNKNHISTCGCGESFNI, from the coding sequence ATGAAAAAAAATACAAAAAAAACACCAATCAAAATAACTAAAAAAGCAACAAAACAAATATTATTTTTATTAAATCAAGAAAAAAAAAGCAAAGGAATTAAAATAAAAATAAAAAAATCTGGATGCGCTGGATTTAAATATATACTAAAATTAGCATATAATATTTATAATTCTGATGATATTTTTGTAATAAAAAACATTAAATTTATTATTCCAAAAGATATAATATCAAAATTAGAAACAACTACTATAGATTTTTCTAAAACAGGACTAAATTATTCATTTACATTTAAAAATAAAAATCATATTTCTACTTGTGGTTGCGGGGAAAGTTTCAATATATAA
- a CDS encoding 3-deoxy-7-phosphoheptulonate synthase: MKKIDELINLKKNSLLITPKILFERYKITPTVYNLIQLTRDNIQKILSGQDKRLLVIIGPCSIHDPIAAIEYAKRIKTLRNKYSSYLEIVMRTYFEKPRTVLGWTGLISDPYLDGSFNVNDGLAIARKLLLKINKLGVPTATEFLDSTVSQFIFDLISWGAIGARTTESQVHRELASYLPCPIGFKNGTDGNISIAIDAIRSAKASHLFLSPDKYGRTVIHRTQGNHYAHIIMRGGKLPNYHKSDIDFAVQELKKFDLPDNLIVDFSHANSLKDYKRQLNVSTSVARQIYNKSTSISGVMIESFLKEGSQKICNIKELVFGQSITDSCLGWEESVAILEQLSESIKVRF, from the coding sequence ATGAAAAAAATTGATGAATTAATTAATTTAAAAAAAAATAGTTTGTTAATAACTCCAAAAATTTTATTTGAACGTTACAAAATAACCCCTACAGTTTATAATTTAATTCAGTTGACACGTGATAATATACAGAAAATTTTATCAGGTCAAGATAAAAGATTACTAGTTATTATAGGTCCGTGTTCTATACATGATCCTATAGCAGCAATAGAATATGCTAAAAGAATAAAGACATTACGTAATAAATATTCTTCTTATTTAGAAATTGTTATGAGAACATATTTTGAAAAACCTCGTACAGTATTAGGTTGGACAGGTTTAATATCTGATCCATATTTAGATGGTAGTTTTAATGTAAATGATGGATTAGCAATAGCAAGAAAATTATTATTAAAAATTAATAAATTAGGTGTTCCAACTGCAACAGAATTTTTAGATTCTACAGTAAGTCAATTTATTTTTGATTTAATTAGTTGGGGGGCAATTGGGGCTCGTACTACTGAAAGTCAAGTGCATAGAGAGCTTGCTTCTTATTTACCATGTCCTATAGGTTTTAAAAATGGAACTGATGGCAATATTTCTATTGCAATTGATGCAATTCGTTCTGCAAAAGCAAGTCATTTATTTTTATCTCCAGATAAATATGGAAGAACTGTAATTCATCGCACACAAGGGAATCATTATGCGCATATTATAATGCGTGGTGGAAAATTACCCAATTATCATAAATCAGATATTGATTTTGCAGTTCAAGAATTAAAAAAATTTGATTTACCTGATAATTTAATAGTTGATTTTAGTCATGCCAATTCGTTAAAAGATTATAAAAGACAGTTAAATGTATCCACATCAGTTGCACGTCAAATTTATAATAAATCTACTTCTATCTCTGGAGTTATGATCGAAAGTTTTTTAAAAGAAGGTTCACAAAAAATATGTAATATAAAAGAATTAGTATTTGGTCAATCTATTACTGATTCTTGTTTAGGCTGGGAAGAAAGTGTTGCTATATTAGAACAATTATCTGAATCTATTAAGGTTCGTTTTTAA